The DNA region TGACGTTATGGTACATTTTGTTTAgctatatattattatcattacaTTACACATATTCATGGTAATATAattctaataataataataataataatgaaataatGAAAGGTATCATGGAAAGGAGATGCTGGGAAAATAACGATACGTCGTACGGAGTATAAATTGGTGCAGTGTCATTGGCATTCACCTTCTGAGCATACCGTTAACGGAACTCGGTTTGTGTTTTAATGTCTCCTTACTGGACCTTCTTCACCAGAAGATGAtcattatttcattttatatgtaattGTGTTACAGTTTTGACATGGAGCTTCACATGGTTCACACGGGTGCTGGAGGCAAAACCGCAGTGATTGGAGTTCTTTATAAATTAGGCAAACCAAATGAATTCATAGCAAGAGTACGTatgataaatattatatatgtttatttatatgaaaatcgTGTATTAATTTGTAACACTTTTaagagttttttattttatttaaaattcagCTACTAGATGGAATCAAAACAGTGGGGAAAGAAGAGAAGGATTTAGGGATCGTGGATCCAAGAAATATTagatttcaaacaaaaaaattctatagATACATTGGCTCCCTCACTGTTCCTCCTTGCACTGAAGGTGTTATTTGGACCGTCGTCAAAAGGGTATAtcttttaagtttatttataaattatcatatatatttttattgattataaaatgtgaaaattttctaattataattgtatatatataggtGAACACAATATCAATGGAACAAATTGCAGCTCTGAGGAATGCCGTTGATGATGTAAGTACTCTAAATTGCTATTGTGATTTCATTAGCTGATACTGATATTACCTATTgctaattatataattaatctgAATATAGGGGTATGAGACGAATTCAAGACCGGTTCAAGATAGTAATGAAAGATCGGTCTGGTTCTACGATCCAAATGTTTGAATTGTTGAGTTGAATTGTTTTGTGATGTCGAGATTGATTTTgagtataaataaaagataacaatgatttagatttaaaaataagagtGATTTGGATCAATTCTTTAATTTTAtcttatatgttaattttttttgttggaaatgagataaaaatacaaaaaatcaaGCGAGGACAGTCTAATAGTCTTCAGAGAGCTTGGGTCCTAATACGGATCCGGTTTTGAATCCTATAACAGCTTGGGCCCTAATACGGATCCGGGTTTGAATCCTATTGTCtactggggaattaacatttcggtaTCGTCAGAGATAGGAGATTGACATGTGGAATAAATATATAGGGTGCAAACACGTGAATAACCTGGACATACTTCTGTGTGGGCCATGATACttctgtaaaataaaataaaaaaataaaaatacaaaagaaataaaaccgCAAACAAGAAATACACATAatgcctttttcaaaaaaaaaaaagaaatacaattaCGTCAAGATAGTAATGGAAAATACTTAAGAAGTCTTCTGTTTAGGTCATTTTTACAATTGCAAATTTAAGAAgactttttcaaaaattcacTCTACAATAAACATCTTgaaaaatcttttctttttaatattgttttaaatttgaatttgaaaaattctcgaaaatatcaGAAAATAAGACTTTTCGATAATCTAGTTTCAAGCATTATCGAACTCATGAACAACATAAAATACACGTTGAGTTTAAAAAGATTATCAGTAGAATCCACCACTTAGTTATTAACCTTGTTACATCCTCTCTTTTCTCTTTCCTCTGCACTTCATCTTCTACTTCAAGTTCTTAGctgtttttttattatgtgaCCGGTGCGTGGTGGCTC from Raphanus sativus cultivar WK10039 chromosome 8, ASM80110v3, whole genome shotgun sequence includes:
- the LOC108821704 gene encoding alpha carbonic anhydrase 4-like — encoded protein: MDPRAKAIISSALFFLYLSSPNISIARDIEVDDETPFTYEQNLEKGPEGWGKINPHWKTCNTGKFQSPIDLTNARVNIIRDEAWRREYKPAPAGIVNRGHDVMVSWKGDAGKITIRRTEYKLVQCHWHSPSEHTVNGTRFDMELHMVHTGAGGKTAVIGVLYKLGKPNEFIARLLDGIKTVGKEEKDLGIVDPRNIRFQTKKFYRYIGSLTVPPCTEGVIWTVVKRVNTISMEQIAALRNAVDDGYETNSRPVQDSNERSVWFYDPNV